One genomic window of Panicum hallii strain FIL2 chromosome 6, PHallii_v3.1, whole genome shotgun sequence includes the following:
- the LOC112896397 gene encoding F-box protein At5g07610-like, whose translation MSRRRAPQNLSPPATVGSQSARTRRSTSLLRLAASRLHGYGGGGGGGRKKRATKGSKKKGMARDVVAELTDDVLVDIISRVPVKSLCLCKMVCRRWRNLISHPEHRKRLPQTLDGFFYESYDGNRFPKSARHFTNVSGAGAPLIDPSLSFLPKCESTDIVDSCNGLLLCRCWKPTDPVKMDYVVCNPATEKWVVIPDSGWSSKDTPEGEKLVHVPGYGWSGTGAFYKGRIARLGFDPAVSSHFHVFEFIPDDVWYMDDEEMKENDFDGRMQPSPPKLEFGVSTRTILNGVVSLRCPGIQ comes from the exons ATGTCTCGCCGCCGCGCACCTCAAAACCTTTCCCCACCGGCCACCGTCGGCTCCCAATCTGCGCGAACTCGCCGTTCCACAAGTCTCCTCCG ATTGGCTGCTTCTCGTCTCCACGGCtatggcgggggggggggggggggcaggaaGAAGAGGGCAACGAAGGGTTCCAAGAAGAAGGGCATGGCACGGGACGTGGTGGCCGAGCTCACCGACGACGTCCTCGTCGACATCATCTCGCGCGTGCCCGTAAAATCGCTCTGCCTCTGCAAAATGGTCTGCAGGCGCTGGCGCAACCTCATCTCCCACCCGGAGCACCGCAAGAGGCTGCCCCAGACCCTTGACGGCTTCTTCTACGAGAGCTACGACGGAAACCGCTTCCCGAAATCGGCTCGCCATTTCACCAACGTCTCAGGAGCAGGCGCGCCTCTGATCGACCCCTCCCTGTCGTTCCTGCCCAAATGTGAGAGCACTGACATCGTGGACAGCTGCAATGGACTCTTGCTTTGCCGCTGCTGGAAACCCACTGATCCGGTGAAAATGGACTACGTCGTCTGCAATCCCGCCACTGAGAAATGGGTGGTTATTCCCGACTCCGGCTGGTCCAGCAAGGACACACCCGAAGGTGAGAAATTGGTGCATGTTCCCGGCTACGGCTGGTCCGGCACGGGCGCATTTTACAAGGGGAGGATCGCTCGATTGGGGTTCGACCCAGCCgtctcctcccacttccacgtgTTTGAGTTCATACCAGATGATGTTTGGTATATGGACGATGAAGAGATGAAGGAGAACGATTTTGATGGAAGGATGCAGCCGTCTCCTCCAAAACTGGAGTTTGGAGTTTCAACGAGGACTATTTTGAATGGGGTGGTCAGTTTGCGATGCCCAGGGATTCAATAA
- the LOC112897764 gene encoding dormancy-associated protein homolog 3-like: MGLLDQLWDETVAGPRPDSGLGRLRKYASFSPSSSSSLAPAAADAPAPAVTRSLTTGRPPSLSVDQSPRGESYSSSVPSSPASAPDSPFATATTPKADGWRRLGRKPKASDGPEPAVGPRSPTVYDWVVISLE; encoded by the exons ATGGGCCTCCTCGACCAGCTGTGGGACGAGACAGTGGCCGGCCCGCGCCCGGACTCCGGCCTCGGCAGGCTCCGCAAGTACGCCTCCTTCTCCCCCTCATCGTCGTCCTCGCTGGCCCCCGCGGCGGCCGACGCGCCGGCGCCCGCGGTGACGCGCAGCCTCAccaccggccggccgccgtcgctgTCCGTCGACCAGTCGCCGCGCGGCGAGTCGTACAGCTCCTCCGTGCCGTCCTCCCCGGCCAGCGCGCCAGACTCGCCGTTCGCCACAG CTACCACGCCCAAGGCTGATGGCTGGAGGAGGCTTGGCCGGAAACCCAAGGCCTCCGACGGGCCGGAGCCGGCCGTTGGGCCGAGGAGCCCCACCGTGTACGACTG GGTGGTGATCAGCTTGGAATAA
- the LOC112897153 gene encoding uncharacterized protein LOC112897153, whose protein sequence is MAGGGGKNGGRLSLYAVLGVASDCSDAELRSAYRKLAMKWHPDKCAGAGSSAGGVDAAKARFQKIQGAYAVLSDPNKRILYDVGAYDSDGDDDGAWEILGDILDATSQAGPAEQGKGESLEDLQRQFEELFLRPSPSSFCPPDDAGKSAAKRRAARK, encoded by the exons atggccggcggcggcggcaagaacGGCGGGAGGCTGAGCCTGTACGCGGTGCTGGGCGTGGCCAGCGACTGCTCCGACGCCGAGCTGCGCAGCGCCTACCGCAAGCTCGCCATG AAATGGCACCCCGACAAGTGCGCCGGCGCGGGGAGCTCCGCCGGCGGCGTGGACGCGGCCAAGGCGAGGTTCCAGAAGATCCAGGGAGCCTACGCCG TTCTGTCGGACCCCAACAAGCGGATCCTGTATGACGTCGGGGCCTACGACAGCGACGGCGACGATGAC GGCGCCTGGGAGATCCTCGGGGATATTCTCGACGCCACGAGCCAGGCCGGCCCCGCC GAGCAGGGCAAGGGGGAGAGCCTGGAGGACCTGCAGCGGCAGTTCGAGGAGCTCTTCCTgcggccgtcgccgtcgtccttCTGCCCGCCG GACGACGCCGGGAAGTCGGCGGCCAAGAGGAGGGCCGCACGGAAGTAG